GCCTCGTCGGCGGCGGAGTGGGTGAGGTCCACGGTCGCCCTCCCTCCTCACGAGTTCTTCCCTAACAAGTGTTTGGTAGGTTAGCGTGCTGCTATGACAAACGTCGAGGCGCCGGCGTACGTTCCCGGGCACGGACTGCTCCGCGGGCGCACCGCCGTCATCACCGCGGCGGCGGGCGCGGGCATCGGCGGCGCGACCGCGCGCCGCTTCCTCGAAGAGGGTGCGCGCGTGCTGATCAGCGACGCGCACGCGCGGCGACTGAAGGAGTACGAGGCGCAGCTGGCCCGGGAGTTCGAGGGCGCGGTGGCGTCCGCGGTGTGCGATGTCACCGACGAGACGCAGGTGCAGGCGCTGTTCGACGCCGCCGTACAGGAGCACGGCCGGCTCGACGTGGTCGTCAACAACGCGGGTCTCGGCGGGACTTCACCGCTCGTCGACATGGCCGACGAGCAGTGGGCGCGGGTGCTGGACGTGACGTTGAACGGCACATTCCGGTGCGTGCGGGCGGCGCTCCGGCTGTTTCGCGCGGACGGGCGTGGCGGCGTGATCGTCAACAACGCCTCCGTCGTCGGCTGGCGCGCCCAGGCCGGGCAGGCGCACTACGCGGCCGCGAAGGCGGGCGTGATGGCGCTGACCCGGTGCGCCGCGATCGAGGCGGCCGAGTACGGGGTGCGGGTCAACGCGGTGTCGCCGAGCCTCGCCATGCACCCGCACCTGGCGAAGGTGACGACCCCCGAGCTGCTGGAGGAACTGACCGCGCGCGAGGCCTTCGGGCGGTACGCCGAACCCTGGGAGGTGGCCAACGTGATCGTCTTCCTGGCGTCCGGCTACTCCTCGTACATGACGGGAGAGATCGTCTCCGTCAGCAGCCAGCACGCCTAGGACGACAATGGACCCGTGCCGACCAAGAAGAAGCCCCAGGTGACCGCCGCAGCCGCCAGGCGCCGCGAACTCCTCGACACCGCCGCCGAGGTCTTCGCCGAGCAGGGCTACAACGCCACCACCGTACGCAAGATCGCCGACCACGCGGGCATGCTCGCGGGCAGCCTCTACTACCACTTCGACTCCAAGGAGTCGATGCTGGAGGAGATCCTGCGGTCCTTCCTCGACGAGCTGTGGAGTGGCTACGACGCCGTCCTGGCGGCCGAGCTGGACCCGCGCGAGACGCTTCAGGCGCTGGTCACCGAGTCGTTCCGGGAGATCGACCGGCACCGTGCCGCCGTCGCGATCTACCAGAAGGAGAACAGACAGCTGGTGGCGCAGGAGCGGTTCGCGTTCCTCGCCGAGTCGCAGCGCAAGTTCGAGAAGGCGTGGCTGTCCACGCTGGAGCGCGGGGTCGCGGCCGAGGTGTTCCGGTCCGACCTCGACGTCCGGCTCACCTACCGGTTCGTGCGGGACACGGTGTGGGTCGCCGCGTCCTGGTACCGGCCCGGCGGACAGCACAGCCCGGAGGAGATCGCCCGGCAGTACCTGTCGATGGTGCTGGACGGGATCGCCGTACGCACATGACTCATCGGGGAATATGGGGAGTTGCCATGGCCGAGGCCTACATCGTCGAAGCGGTCCGTACGCCCGTCGGGCGGCGCGCAGGAGGGCTCAGCGGGGTCCATCCGGCCGACCTGGGCGCGCATGTGCTCAAGGAACTCGTCTCGCGCGCGGGCATGGACCCGGCCGCCGTCGAGGACGTCGTCTTCGGCTGCCTGGACGCCGTGGGGCCGCAGGCCGGCGACATCGCGCGGACCTGCTGGCTGGCGGCCGGGCTGCCCGAGGAGGTGCCGGGGGTGACCGTGGACCGGCAGTGCGGGTCCTCGCAGCAGGCCGTGCACTTCGCGGCGCAGGGCGTGCTGTCCGGCACCCAGGACCTGGTGGTCGCGGGCGGCGTGCAGAACATGTCGATGATCCCCATCGCCTTCGCCACCCGGCAGGCCGCCGAGCCGCTGGGGCTGACGGCGGGTCCCTTCGCGGGCAGC
Above is a window of Streptomyces sp. DT2A-34 DNA encoding:
- a CDS encoding SDR family oxidoreductase encodes the protein MTNVEAPAYVPGHGLLRGRTAVITAAAGAGIGGATARRFLEEGARVLISDAHARRLKEYEAQLAREFEGAVASAVCDVTDETQVQALFDAAVQEHGRLDVVVNNAGLGGTSPLVDMADEQWARVLDVTLNGTFRCVRAALRLFRADGRGGVIVNNASVVGWRAQAGQAHYAAAKAGVMALTRCAAIEAAEYGVRVNAVSPSLAMHPHLAKVTTPELLEELTAREAFGRYAEPWEVANVIVFLASGYSSYMTGEIVSVSSQHA
- a CDS encoding TetR/AcrR family transcriptional regulator, translating into MPTKKKPQVTAAAARRRELLDTAAEVFAEQGYNATTVRKIADHAGMLAGSLYYHFDSKESMLEEILRSFLDELWSGYDAVLAAELDPRETLQALVTESFREIDRHRAAVAIYQKENRQLVAQERFAFLAESQRKFEKAWLSTLERGVAAEVFRSDLDVRLTYRFVRDTVWVAASWYRPGGQHSPEEIARQYLSMVLDGIAVRT